In Salmo salar chromosome ssa15, Ssal_v3.1, whole genome shotgun sequence, one genomic interval encodes:
- the LOC106572190 gene encoding RING finger protein 223, with amino-acid sequence MAQIPQVWHTQEEKVDLDIMVAVGSQPECSICYNTYDNVFKTPKLLDCAHTFCLECLSRLMAISLGEQEGGGSSKILCPFCRHPTLLTKEGPPALTTSSEVLGKLPSHQQHEEPVWLDGEKLCYKRALEASPEASSSTSTFCICIDIGASKAGEVPAQTRPNSTAFMRRLTSWKRVLLFIMLMVLLVVIVLWPLQCIVTTGNMHCMPRSMGSIQGSITTTATPFTSIYHSTKGAFH; translated from the coding sequence ATGGCGCAGATCCCTCAGGTGTGGCACACCCAGGAAGAGAAAGTGGACCTGGATATAATGGTGGCTGTTGGCAGCCAACCCGAGTGCTCTATCTGCTACAACACCTACGACAACGTCTTCAAGACGCCCAAGCTGCTGGACTGTGCCCACACCTTCTGCCTCGAGTGTCTGTCACGCCTCATGGCCATTTCACTGGGAGAGCAGGAAGGAGGAGGCAGCAGCAAGATCCTGTGTCCCTTCTGCCGCCACCCCACCCTCCTGACCAAGGAGGGTCCCCCGGCCCTGACCACCAGCAGCGAGGTACTGGGTAAGCTGCCCAGCCACCAGCAGCACGAGGAGCCTGTGTGGCTGGACGGAGAGAAGCTGTGCTACAAACGGGCACTGGAGGCCAGCCCAGAGGCCTCTAGCTCCACCTCGACCTTCTGCATCTGCATCGACATAGGGGCCAGCAAAGCAGGCGAGGTCCCGGCTCAGACACGTCCCAACAGCACGGCCTTTATGAGGCGTCTGACCAGCTGGAAGCGGGTGCTGCTCTTCATCATGCTGATGGTGCTGCTAGTGGTCATCGTGCTGTGGCCCCTGCAGTGCATCGTCACCACGGGCAACATGCACTGCATGCCTCGCTCTATGGGCTCAATACAAGGCTCCATCACCACCACAGCTACCCCATTCACCAGCATATACCATTCCACAAAGGGAGCCTTTCATTAA